Proteins from a genomic interval of Shewanella seohaensis:
- a CDS encoding metalloregulator ArsR/SmtB family transcription factor produces the protein MGALDATRGIFKALADETRLKCLLLIQREGELCVCELMAALSEIQPKISRHLAQLKKAGILVDRRQGQWVFYQINPELSAWCQQVLAQSCEANSPFLAESMQNLCSMGARPERAKACC, from the coding sequence TTGGGAGCACTCGATGCAACCCGTGGCATTTTTAAGGCTCTTGCCGATGAGACTCGGCTGAAATGTTTACTGCTGATCCAGCGGGAAGGGGAGCTGTGCGTTTGTGAATTAATGGCCGCGCTGTCGGAGATCCAACCTAAGATCTCCCGGCATTTAGCGCAGTTAAAAAAAGCAGGGATCTTAGTCGATAGGCGCCAAGGTCAATGGGTTTTTTATCAAATCAATCCCGAGTTGAGTGCTTGGTGTCAGCAAGTATTAGCGCAAAGTTGTGAGGCTAATAGCCCGTTTTTAGCTGAAAGTATGCAGAACCTGTGCAGCATGGGGGCTCGTCCCGAACGCGCTAAAGCCTGTTGCTGA
- a CDS encoding TonB-dependent siderophore receptor, whose translation MSTKGIFRVSLIQIAILSVLTQTVYAEESTPNIEHLEVKGIRQPFRGDVPLKAQPQAVESLSMEQISDAGISTLMDALDLSSSVNRQNNFGGMWDSFAVRGFVGDENVPSGYLVNGYDAGRGFGGTRDTANVESIEIMKGPGSALYGRAEPGGTINIITKKPKFFQEGYLQASAGRWDNYRLEGDYTNAITDDLAFRVNGAYEDKGSFRNPVDSEKRILTPLCFG comes from the coding sequence ATGTCTACTAAAGGCATTTTTCGTGTATCCCTTATTCAAATCGCCATTTTAAGTGTGCTTACTCAAACAGTTTATGCCGAAGAGTCCACGCCCAATATCGAACACCTCGAAGTCAAAGGTATTCGCCAACCATTTCGAGGGGATGTGCCACTGAAAGCTCAGCCACAGGCGGTAGAAAGCCTGTCGATGGAGCAAATTAGCGATGCAGGTATATCGACGCTGATGGATGCGCTGGATTTATCGAGCTCAGTCAATCGTCAAAATAATTTTGGTGGTATGTGGGATAGTTTCGCCGTGCGCGGCTTTGTGGGCGATGAAAACGTTCCCTCGGGTTATCTAGTTAATGGTTATGATGCGGGACGTGGTTTTGGTGGTACCCGTGATACTGCGAACGTAGAAAGTATCGAGATTATGAAAGGTCCAGGATCTGCTCTTTATGGCCGTGCAGAACCTGGCGGCACCATCAATATCATCACCAAAAAACCTAAATTTTTCCAAGAAGGCTATCTGCAAGCCAGTGCTGGTCGCTGGGATAATTACCGTCTTGAGGGGGATTATACTAACGCCATTACCGACGATTTAGCCTTTAGGGTTAATGGTGCATATGAAGATAAGGGGAGCTTTCGCAATCCTGTTGATTCGGAAAAACGGATTTTAACCCCTCTTTGCTTTGGGTAG
- a CDS encoding TonB-dependent siderophore receptor, which translates to MLWVASDTTRLSYELEYANQKVPFDRGIVAIDGDIKALPIDRYLGEASDDATQIDLLAHQFTLEHDFGNWSLLSGISYRDTGLEGYSSDPELVKSRQMLNIDGETLSRQHNYRNFTSTDLSGRIELSGKVETGDISHHLLIGADGYHFHFDKYWERFRPAAGDTTYSINVYNPVYGQIAPEGALLYNQVETQDNYGIYLQDQLDLSEKWKLTLGGRFDSFEQSIENHKNQTESNQTQNVFSPRAGIVYEWQPWLSLYGSYSEGFRPNTGSDYRGVAFEPEESKSYELGTKFELENLTGSIALFRAEKSNVLTADPVNSGFSAALGKADSQGVELDLAAYLTANTQLLLSYAYTDAKTANDILNADWGVSIPEGSRLINIPKHNGHLTLKHDTSLFGSDASAGATVLYVGDRLGETIDPNYILPAYTLVNLFSTYALNQDVSLQFNITNLFDEVYYQSSYSSMWTMPGEPRSYKVSVRYNF; encoded by the coding sequence TTGCTTTGGGTAGCCAGCGATACTACGCGCCTAAGCTATGAACTGGAATATGCAAACCAAAAAGTCCCCTTCGACCGCGGGATTGTGGCTATTGACGGCGACATTAAAGCCTTACCCATTGATAGATATCTAGGTGAAGCCAGCGATGATGCAACCCAAATAGATTTGTTAGCCCACCAATTTACCTTAGAACATGACTTTGGTAACTGGAGTTTATTATCAGGTATTAGCTACCGCGACACAGGACTTGAAGGCTACTCGAGCGATCCAGAGCTGGTGAAAAGTCGCCAAATGCTCAACATCGACGGTGAAACCCTAAGCCGTCAACATAACTACCGTAACTTCACCTCAACGGACTTATCGGGCCGCATTGAGTTAAGCGGTAAAGTCGAGACTGGCGATATTAGCCACCACCTTCTCATTGGCGCAGACGGTTATCACTTCCATTTTGACAAATATTGGGAGCGCTTCCGCCCAGCAGCTGGCGATACCACTTACAGCATCAATGTTTACAATCCAGTCTATGGACAAATTGCGCCCGAAGGCGCCCTGCTCTACAACCAAGTAGAGACTCAGGATAACTATGGGATCTATCTTCAGGATCAACTCGATCTCAGCGAAAAATGGAAACTCACCTTAGGTGGCCGCTTTGACAGTTTCGAGCAAAGCATTGAAAACCATAAAAATCAGACAGAATCCAATCAAACCCAAAATGTCTTTAGTCCAAGAGCTGGTATCGTTTACGAATGGCAACCTTGGTTAAGCCTCTATGGCAGTTACTCTGAAGGTTTTCGCCCTAACACAGGTTCTGATTATCGCGGTGTCGCATTCGAACCCGAAGAGAGTAAATCCTATGAGCTAGGTACTAAGTTTGAGTTAGAAAATCTGACAGGCTCTATCGCCCTCTTCCGCGCCGAAAAGAGTAATGTGCTAACTGCAGACCCTGTGAATTCAGGTTTTTCAGCGGCACTAGGTAAAGCCGATAGCCAAGGGGTTGAGCTGGATTTGGCTGCCTACCTAACAGCCAATACTCAGCTGTTGCTATCCTACGCCTATACCGATGCCAAGACAGCTAACGATATTCTCAACGCAGATTGGGGCGTGAGCATTCCCGAAGGCAGTCGTTTAATCAACATTCCAAAACACAATGGTCATCTCACGCTAAAACATGATACTTCATTGTTTGGTTCCGATGCCTCCGCGGGAGCGACAGTGCTTTATGTGGGCGATCGCTTAGGTGAAACCATTGATCCAAACTACATACTGCCGGCATATACCTTAGTGAATTTATTTAGCACCTACGCGTTAAATCAGGATGTTAGCCTGCAATTTAATATCACTAACCTATTCGACGAAGTTTACTATCAAAGCTCTTATTCATCGATGTGGACTATGCCTGGCGAGCCACGCAGCTACAAAGTCAGCGTTCGTTATAATTTCTAA
- a CDS encoding radical SAM protein has protein sequence MLINYIEPVFRPPSEWKSLILQVTNGCSWNQCSFCDMYTQPQKAFRAQKLDKIEQDILAIAQTGMPVSRVFLADGDAMSLPFARLEAICELIHKHLPQVTRISSYCLPRNLNNKTPEQLARLRELGLSLLYVGCESGDDEVLTKIKKGETFESSLAALQKIRAAGMKSSVMILNGLGGVALSQQHAINSAKLMNAAQPDYLSTLVVTLPLGTKRMDAVFDGQFQLPDQLGLFQEMQTLLSHLELEQTIFRSDHASNYLVLKGVLGKDKAKLLAQVEQAINAPRSIPLRQEWQRGL, from the coding sequence GTGTTAATTAACTACATTGAACCTGTATTTAGACCGCCATCAGAATGGAAGTCATTAATACTGCAAGTGACTAACGGTTGTAGTTGGAATCAGTGCAGTTTTTGTGATATGTACACCCAGCCGCAAAAAGCCTTTAGAGCACAAAAACTCGATAAGATTGAACAAGATATTCTCGCAATAGCCCAAACTGGTATGCCAGTATCGCGGGTGTTTTTGGCCGATGGTGATGCTATGAGCTTACCCTTTGCACGGCTAGAGGCGATTTGCGAGTTAATCCATAAGCACTTACCACAGGTTACGCGGATCAGCAGTTATTGTTTGCCGCGTAACTTGAATAATAAAACCCCTGAGCAGCTCGCTCGGCTGCGGGAGTTAGGCCTAAGTCTACTGTACGTTGGCTGCGAAAGTGGTGATGACGAAGTGCTGACCAAGATTAAAAAAGGCGAAACTTTCGAGTCATCGCTGGCGGCATTACAAAAAATTCGTGCGGCGGGAATGAAGTCTTCTGTCATGATCCTCAATGGCTTAGGTGGCGTAGCATTATCGCAGCAACATGCTATCAACTCAGCCAAGTTGATGAATGCTGCCCAGCCCGATTATTTATCCACATTGGTGGTTACTTTGCCGCTCGGTACAAAGCGGATGGATGCCGTGTTTGATGGCCAGTTTCAGTTGCCGGACCAATTGGGATTATTCCAAGAAATGCAAACCCTGCTTAGCCATTTAGAGCTGGAGCAAACGATTTTTCGCTCCGATCATGCCTCTAATTACCTTGTGCTAAAAGGAGTATTAGGTAAGGACAAGGCCAAATTGCTGGCACAAGTCGAGCAGGCGATTAACGCGCCGCGCAGCATTCCCTTAAGGCAGGAATGGCAGCGGGGTTTGTAA
- a CDS encoding putative quinol monooxygenase, translating to MTTSTDYKINQQQIACVASFLAKEGKTEALIAALASLIPDTRREAGCIRYELNVSRDEPRRVTFVEKFVDIAAFDEHCAKDAIQHYFHQVMPELVESFHVETYHQVIA from the coding sequence ATGACAACTTCAACGGACTATAAAATCAATCAACAACAAATTGCCTGCGTGGCAAGTTTTCTGGCTAAAGAGGGCAAAACTGAAGCGCTGATCGCCGCGCTTGCGAGCCTTATTCCTGACACGCGCCGCGAAGCAGGCTGCATCCGTTATGAGCTCAATGTCAGCCGTGATGAACCGCGCCGCGTGACCTTTGTGGAGAAGTTTGTCGATATCGCGGCGTTCGATGAGCACTGCGCTAAGGATGCCATTCAGCATTATTTCCATCAGGTGATGCCCGAGTTAGTCGAGTCTTTCCATGTGGAAACTTACCATCAAGTCATCGCTTAA
- a CDS encoding GNAT family N-acetyltransferase, which translates to MSIQDSVEWQNLKFNQLTANTLYEILKLRVDVFVVEQACAYPELDDKDRHPETLHLIGLSPAGELLTYARILPPGLSYPEASIGRVVVSPAGRGKGLAMPLMQQAIESALSTWPAAGIQIGAQDYLKNFYQKLGFNACSDMYLEDGIPHLDMRYQPA; encoded by the coding sequence ATGTCGATACAAGATTCAGTCGAATGGCAAAATCTTAAATTTAATCAATTAACTGCTAACACTTTGTATGAGATTCTCAAACTGAGAGTCGATGTGTTTGTGGTCGAGCAGGCCTGTGCTTATCCAGAGCTTGACGATAAAGATAGACACCCTGAAACCCTGCATTTAATCGGCCTATCGCCAGCAGGCGAGTTGCTCACCTATGCCCGCATTTTGCCTCCGGGGCTGAGTTATCCCGAGGCTAGTATTGGCCGAGTCGTCGTGTCTCCAGCGGGACGAGGTAAAGGGCTGGCAATGCCTTTGATGCAACAGGCGATTGAATCGGCACTCAGCACTTGGCCTGCTGCAGGTATCCAAATTGGTGCTCAGGATTATCTGAAAAACTTCTACCAAAAACTTGGGTTTAACGCCTGTTCCGACATGTATTTGGAAGATGGCATTCCCCATTTAGATATGCGCTATCAGCCAGCGTAA
- a CDS encoding DHA2 family efflux MFS transporter permease subunit, with protein MSTIAAAPEAIAAGATPSEYERGSRRSWIAVFGGLIGAFMAILDIQITNASMKEIQGSLGATLEEGSWISTAYLVAEMIAIPLSGWLSTGLSVRRYLLWTTAAFIFASILCSISWNLEAMIAFRALQGFFGGALIPLAFRLILEFLPENKRAVGMALFGVTATFAPSIGPTLGGWLTEHFSWHYLFYINVPPGLLVMAMLAYGLEKRPVVWDKLKNADLAGIVTMALGMGCLEVVLEEGNRKDWFGSDLIRNLAIIAAVNLVLFVWIQLKRKDPLVNLRLLGKRDFVLSTIAYFLLGMALFGAIYLIPLYLSQVHDYTPLEIGEVIMWMGFPQLLVLPLVPRLMQRFDGRYLAAFGFFMFALSYYMNSQMTADYAGPQMIASQVVRALGQPFILVPIGMLATAHLKPHENPSASTVLNVMRNLGGAFGIALVATLTDNLARSHLAHVKESLPAVSTQAQDYLNQSASMLQQGGSDPYTATMQAKALLGQTMSQQAYIQAYNDVFLIMGALLLIAVVAVLLIRKPQGPVAHDAVIE; from the coding sequence ATGAGCACAATTGCTGCGGCACCTGAGGCTATCGCCGCGGGGGCAACACCGAGCGAATATGAGCGTGGTAGTCGCCGTTCGTGGATTGCTGTTTTCGGTGGTTTGATTGGCGCCTTTATGGCGATCCTCGATATTCAAATCACTAATGCCTCGATGAAGGAAATCCAAGGCAGTCTTGGGGCAACGCTGGAGGAAGGCAGTTGGATTTCAACGGCTTATCTGGTTGCCGAGATGATTGCGATCCCGCTCTCGGGTTGGTTAAGCACAGGGCTTTCGGTCAGGCGTTATCTGCTGTGGACCACAGCTGCCTTTATCTTTGCTTCTATCCTGTGCTCGATTTCGTGGAACCTCGAGGCCATGATCGCCTTTCGGGCGTTGCAGGGTTTCTTTGGTGGCGCGTTGATCCCGCTAGCCTTTCGGCTGATCTTAGAATTTTTACCCGAGAATAAACGTGCCGTGGGGATGGCGTTATTCGGGGTGACGGCGACGTTTGCACCCTCGATTGGCCCAACCTTAGGTGGTTGGTTAACTGAGCATTTTAGTTGGCATTACCTGTTTTATATCAACGTGCCGCCCGGATTGCTGGTGATGGCGATGTTGGCCTATGGTCTCGAAAAGCGCCCCGTGGTGTGGGACAAGCTGAAAAATGCCGACTTAGCGGGCATTGTCACTATGGCGCTGGGTATGGGCTGCCTCGAGGTGGTACTTGAGGAAGGTAACCGCAAGGATTGGTTTGGCTCGGATCTGATCCGCAATCTCGCCATCATTGCCGCGGTGAATTTAGTGCTGTTTGTGTGGATCCAGCTTAAACGTAAAGATCCTTTAGTGAATTTACGCCTGCTCGGTAAACGCGATTTTGTGCTTTCGACCATAGCTTACTTTTTGCTGGGGATGGCACTCTTTGGTGCTATCTATTTGATCCCACTTTATTTGTCTCAAGTGCATGATTACACGCCGCTGGAAATCGGCGAAGTCATTATGTGGATGGGCTTCCCGCAGTTGTTGGTATTGCCATTAGTGCCGCGTTTAATGCAACGTTTCGACGGGCGATACTTAGCCGCCTTCGGCTTTTTTATGTTTGCCCTCAGTTATTACATGAATAGCCAAATGACCGCCGATTACGCGGGGCCGCAAATGATCGCCTCCCAAGTGGTGCGCGCCTTAGGCCAGCCCTTTATCTTAGTGCCGATTGGCATGTTGGCGACGGCCCATTTAAAGCCCCATGAGAATCCTTCGGCTTCGACCGTACTGAACGTGATGCGTAATTTAGGCGGTGCCTTTGGTATCGCGCTGGTGGCGACCTTAACTGATAACTTGGCCCGCAGCCATTTGGCCCATGTTAAGGAGTCTTTGCCTGCGGTCAGCACACAGGCGCAGGACTATTTGAATCAGAGCGCCAGTATGTTGCAACAGGGCGGCTCGGATCCCTATACCGCCACCATGCAGGCCAAGGCTCTGTTAGGACAAACCATGAGTCAGCAGGCGTATATTCAAGCCTATAACGATGTGTTTTTGATTATGGGTGCCCTGTTGTTAATTGCCGTGGTGGCTGTGCTGCTTATCCGTAAACCTCAAGGGCCAGTCGCCCACGATGCGGTAATTGAATAA
- a CDS encoding LysR family transcriptional regulator, giving the protein MDLNRVQIFAQVVEQGSFTGAAKALGLTKATVSRKIAELESDTGTQLLFRTTRALKLTEAGSSYYNRINKILSDLQSAENQLSAHQQLIKGNLKIVCPIELGQLFLGPIFAQFLTLYPDITIEAELTNRKVDVIEEGIDLLFQIADSSDTRLQSYSLVNAYKSLMASPSYLAEHGTPKVPQDLAKHKAIRLQSAHIEGAWKLFDGQSWVVIEPVTQLTVNNVTIAREAAIAGLGITAVPSIIAQEAIEKGYLVPLLDDYPMVQTKVVLSYPKRAYLPRKYRVFIEFIYTALFKRWGSQVLEVPEFIGQQEQPSPRQT; this is encoded by the coding sequence ATGGATCTCAATCGTGTGCAGATATTTGCCCAAGTAGTCGAGCAAGGCAGCTTTACTGGCGCCGCCAAGGCCCTGGGTTTAACTAAGGCCACCGTCAGTCGCAAGATTGCCGAACTGGAGTCCGATACTGGCACCCAATTGTTATTCCGAACGACCCGCGCCCTCAAACTCACCGAGGCGGGATCGAGTTACTACAATCGGATCAATAAGATCTTGAGCGATCTGCAGAGCGCCGAAAATCAGCTCAGCGCCCACCAGCAATTGATTAAAGGCAACCTAAAAATTGTGTGCCCCATCGAGTTAGGCCAATTGTTTCTCGGGCCTATCTTCGCCCAGTTTTTAACCCTTTATCCCGATATCACCATTGAGGCTGAGCTCACTAACCGCAAGGTCGATGTGATAGAAGAAGGCATCGATTTGTTATTCCAAATCGCCGACTCGAGCGATACTCGTCTGCAGAGCTATTCCTTAGTTAACGCCTACAAATCATTGATGGCAAGCCCAAGTTATTTAGCCGAACACGGCACACCCAAAGTGCCGCAGGACTTGGCCAAGCATAAAGCGATTCGCTTACAGTCGGCGCATATTGAAGGGGCGTGGAAGCTGTTTGATGGCCAGTCTTGGGTGGTGATTGAACCCGTCACGCAGCTAACCGTAAACAATGTCACCATTGCCCGCGAAGCCGCCATTGCAGGGCTTGGCATTACGGCCGTGCCGTCGATTATTGCGCAGGAAGCGATAGAGAAAGGCTATTTAGTGCCGCTCCTCGACGATTATCCTATGGTGCAAACCAAAGTGGTGCTCAGTTATCCCAAACGGGCGTATTTACCACGCAAATATCGCGTCTTTATCGAATTTATCTATACCGCCCTGTTCAAACGATGGGGGTCACAGGTATTAGAAGTACCAGAATTTATCGGTCAGCAAGAGCAGCCTTCCCCACGTCAAACTTAA
- the mscL gene encoding large-conductance mechanosensitive channel protein MscL: MSLIKEFKAFASRGNVIDMAVGIIIGAAFGKIVSSFVADIIMPPIGIILGGVNFSDLSIVLQAAQGDAPAVVIAYGKFIQTIIDFTIIAFAIFMGLKAINSLKRKQEEAPKAPPAPTKDQELLSEIRDLLKAQQEK, translated from the coding sequence ATGAGCTTAATTAAAGAGTTCAAGGCTTTTGCGTCCCGTGGCAATGTGATCGATATGGCGGTGGGTATTATCATCGGTGCCGCTTTTGGCAAGATAGTCTCATCCTTTGTAGCCGATATCATTATGCCGCCAATTGGGATCATCTTAGGTGGCGTGAATTTCAGCGATCTGAGCATAGTGTTGCAAGCCGCCCAGGGCGATGCGCCAGCGGTAGTGATTGCTTACGGTAAATTCATTCAAACCATCATCGACTTTACCATTATCGCCTTCGCGATTTTTATGGGCTTAAAAGCCATTAACAGTCTAAAACGCAAGCAGGAAGAAGCGCCGAAAGCGCCACCTGCACCGACCAAAGATCAAGAGCTGTTATCAGAGATCCGCGATCTACTTAAAGCGCAGCAAGAAAAATAA
- a CDS encoding antibiotic biosynthesis monooxygenase family protein, which translates to MIAVIFEVVPTKEGKEEYLHVAAEMRQYLEGRQGLISIERFQSLTDDGKVLSLSFWDDMASITQWRNQMAHSIAEQSGIVPCLFNAYRIRVAEVVQDYSETVHDVPE; encoded by the coding sequence ATGATCGCAGTCATTTTTGAAGTCGTGCCCACGAAAGAAGGCAAGGAAGAATATCTGCACGTGGCAGCTGAGATGCGCCAATATTTAGAAGGGCGTCAGGGGCTGATTTCAATTGAACGGTTTCAGAGCTTAACCGACGATGGCAAGGTGCTGAGCTTATCGTTTTGGGATGATATGGCCTCTATTACCCAATGGCGTAATCAAATGGCCCACAGCATTGCTGAGCAATCTGGCATTGTGCCTTGCTTATTTAACGCTTATCGCATCCGTGTTGCCGAAGTAGTGCAAGACTATAGCGAAACAGTGCACGACGTGCCCGAGTAA